Part of the Leptolyngbya sp. 'hensonii' genome, AGCAAATTCGGCGTTCCAGAACTATGCGGCTGAATCCTGCCAGCCTAGCCTATGCAATGATCATAGATGGTTTCAGACGGGATCAGGGGGCGGGCAAAAGATAAACTCCTCATGGATCAAGCTCATCTAAATGCTCAATCACAGCTTGATAGAAATTGAAGACATGATGATCCTGTAAGCGGTAAAACACATGCCGCCCTTGCTTGCGAGAACTGACCAAGCGAATAGTTCGTAGCGTTCTTAACTGATGTGACACGGCTGATTCATTCATCCCCACGGCCACGGCCAGATCGCCCACACACATCTCCTGTTGCGCCAAGATTGACAAAATTCGCAGCCGATTGGGATCAGCCATAAACCCAATAAACTCAGCCATGCGCTGAGCCTTTTCGCTACTTAGTGGTTGCTGTCGCAGCGATTTGTCAGAGTTAGCGTGACTGAGATGGGGAAGATCGCAACAAGCATCTTCCCCATGGTCAGGGATTTCTAAGGTCTGTTCATCCGGGTGATCAGGCATTTGAGAAAAAAGTTACCAGTTCTCAGGCGTGGCAACCGCAGCCAGTGTGACCACAGCCTACCCCTTCGGGATGCCCATTCGCACAAGCCTCGCTACAGTATGCTTTGCCGTCTCTCATTAAAGCATCGCTCAAGTTAACGATACACAAGCAATCTGAGCAGGCGCATTTCATTTGGTTCACTGTTGTCATGATAGGATTCCTTAATTATTTCCCTTTTATATTAATATATGAACAGTAATTCAGATATTAAGTTCCGGGAAATCTTTACAATTGCCAACTTGGCCTGCTTCTTTAGAGAATCACCCTGGTTTTCTAAGGAATGAGAATTAAATAACACCGATAAACTCCTGCTTGCCCTCCCCCCTCCCGGCCTACTGTGTACACACAAGTGATCGAATCTAGCCAAACCACCGCCGAACCATCCCCCTAACCTCGAGTTTTGGGAACCGAATTGTTCCAAATTCCCCAAAATTGGGGGATTTAGGGGGCAAAAAAGACCCAAACGAAGTCAGTCTTGATTTGTGTGTACAAGGTAGCCTCCCGGCGGGAGAGGTTACCGCGCATACAGCTCTCTGAAAAGTTTGGCTCAAGTCAGCAGACTCGCGTGAAATCCCCTCTCGGGAGGGGATTATGGGTACACAGTAGGGCGGGAGAGGGTTTGGGGGTGAGGGCTGACAATCTCGGAGTTATGAAATCCACGATCCTAAGGAAGGAAAGGGTAATCGATTAGGTTATCTAACTGAGGCTAATCGCCCATGGGTATCTTGATCCGAAACTTCATTGCCCTGCAACGCATCTTCCGCCACAAACCATCTCAAATGTCACTGATCACCTTTCAACGATCGGTGTGGATGGGCATTGTTATGCTGCTAACAAGAATAGTTCTAAAGCTAATGCTGAAGATAGATCAAAACCAGTATACGCATCAGTTACCACAACATTAGTATCTGATGGATAATGCTCTCGAATGTCATCGATCGCCACCCAAAAATCCTCCAGAGCATTGTTTTGACGTAAGAACTCTAAAACTTCTTGATGCCGAAGATATTGAAATTGATGGATAATCTTGGGATCTAAAAAAGGGGTAAAACCGACAACTCGCTCAACAATACTAGGGGAAAATAAAGGTTGAATCGAGTCAAATGTGAATATCTCTCTCCATGAAGAAGAGATGACAACAAAAACTTCTGGATACCGTTGCAAAACATCTTCAAATATTTGCAAGCAATGGGGATCAAACTTCAACAGGTCATCTTTCCCCACCGGAGCATCAAACTTCTTTTCTGGAACAAGAACACCATCAATATCTAGAAAAATCCACATTTTATGACTTTTCCTGTTCTGGACAGAAGAGCGAACGCCCTATGGGATCCCATGCAGAAGTGTTGAAAGATAGATTAAGCGACGGAGAAAAGGGTGCAGAATGCAGTATTCTGTCCCCTGCAATATTCTGTCCCCTAATAAACAAAAAATAATCCCTGCTCATACAGCCTTTTTCAATATATATCTTTGCATTTACATAATAAATAATCTCCTTGGTCTAATAATGCCCTTCCCAAGTTGTAGAGAATCGAAGCATAACCGTGCTTATCTTCTGAATCAGGATAGACATCCAAGCTTTGTTTATATCGCTTTATCGCTTCCGTTAAGTTTCCTTGATTTACCTCTATTCGTGCTATATGGTTATTTACTAACGCCATTCTTTTCAAAATATCCAATTTCCCAAACAACTCTTTTTTCTGGCTTGCTTCCCATTCATCTGATACAACCTAAACTTTTCCTAGATTCCGCTTCAATTTCTACCTGAAAGGGCCTACCTTACTCAAAGGTACATACGAGTGCATCCCACTTTTGTAGCCCTCTCCCTAAATCCCTCTCCCGTTCTGGGAGAGGGACT contains:
- a CDS encoding metalloregulator ArsR/SmtB family transcription factor codes for the protein MPDHPDEQTLEIPDHGEDACCDLPHLSHANSDKSLRQQPLSSEKAQRMAEFIGFMADPNRLRILSILAQQEMCVGDLAVAVGMNESAVSHQLRTLRTIRLVSSRKQGRHVFYRLQDHHVFNFYQAVIEHLDELDP
- a CDS encoding HAD domain-containing protein, with protein sequence MWIFLDIDGVLVPEKKFDAPVGKDDLLKFDPHCLQIFEDVLQRYPEVFVVISSSWREIFTFDSIQPLFSPSIVERVVGFTPFLDPKIIHQFQYLRHQEVLEFLRQNNALEDFWVAIDDIREHYPSDTNVVVTDAYTGFDLSSALALELFLLAA
- a CDS encoding tetratricopeptide repeat protein, producing the protein MALVNNHIARIEVNQGNLTEAIKRYKQSLDVYPDSEDKHGYASILYNLGRALLDQGDYLLCKCKDIY
- a CDS encoding metallothionein, yielding MTTVNQMKCACSDCLCIVNLSDALMRDGKAYCSEACANGHPEGVGCGHTGCGCHA